The Myxococcales bacterium genome includes a region encoding these proteins:
- the boxA gene encoding benzoyl-CoA 2,3-epoxidase subunit BoxA, which translates to MSLPLARQHLIDPDVCIRCNTCEEACPTGAILHDKRQYAITFELCDACGDCLPPCPTGAIDSWRQVSTPHSVQDQLAWDSLPHDEAPPAATGGAGDPSSAQVPPDVLRLTEQATALGGHVPPPWSAAHPYVGLYTPDRPATATVVGNLRLTDDDAESDIRHLVLDFGKRAFPVLEGQSIGVLPPGQDAHGRPHHVRLYSVASPRDGERPRHNNLALTVKRVTVDHEGRPVRGVASSYLCDLARGDTVAVTGPYGASYLMPNHPGANLLMICTGTGSAPMRAMTERRRRRLALREGGELSLFFGARAPGELPYFGPLQKLPKDFIDVELAFSRAPGSPKAYVQDRLRARGDDVARLLASEDTFVFICGHKRMEAGVLEALADICRLHAMDWPSTLDSLRREGRFHVETY; encoded by the coding sequence GTGAGTCTCCCGCTGGCCCGCCAGCACCTCATCGATCCGGACGTTTGCATCCGCTGCAACACGTGCGAAGAGGCCTGTCCCACGGGCGCCATCCTCCACGATAAGCGGCAGTACGCCATCACCTTCGAGCTGTGCGACGCGTGCGGCGACTGCCTGCCCCCCTGCCCCACCGGCGCCATCGACAGCTGGCGCCAGGTGAGCACGCCGCACTCCGTGCAAGACCAGCTCGCGTGGGACTCGCTCCCCCACGATGAGGCGCCCCCGGCCGCGACCGGCGGGGCCGGGGATCCCTCCAGCGCGCAGGTGCCACCCGACGTGCTGCGGCTCACCGAGCAGGCCACGGCGCTCGGCGGGCACGTGCCGCCGCCGTGGTCCGCGGCGCACCCCTACGTGGGGCTCTACACGCCCGACCGCCCCGCGACCGCCACCGTAGTCGGCAATCTGCGCCTGACCGACGACGACGCAGAGAGCGACATTCGGCACCTCGTGCTCGACTTCGGCAAGCGGGCTTTCCCCGTGCTGGAGGGGCAGTCGATCGGCGTGCTGCCGCCGGGGCAGGACGCCCACGGGCGCCCCCACCACGTGCGCCTCTACTCGGTCGCGAGCCCGCGCGACGGGGAGCGGCCGCGGCACAACAACCTCGCGCTCACGGTCAAGCGCGTCACGGTGGACCACGAGGGGCGCCCGGTGCGCGGCGTCGCCTCGAGCTACCTCTGCGATCTCGCCCGCGGCGACACGGTGGCGGTCACGGGCCCCTACGGCGCGAGCTACCTCATGCCGAACCACCCGGGCGCGAACCTGCTCATGATCTGCACCGGCACGGGCTCGGCCCCGATGCGGGCGATGACCGAGCGCCGGCGCCGGCGGCTCGCGCTCCGCGAGGGCGGCGAGCTCTCTCTCTTCTTCGGCGCGCGCGCGCCCGGGGAGCTGCCCTATTTCGGGCCGCTGCAGAAGCTCCCGAAGGACTTCATCGACGTGGAGCTCGCGTTCTCTCGCGCGCCGGGCTCCCCCAAGGCCTACGTGCAAGACCGCCTGCGGGCGCGGGGCGACGACGTGGCGCGCCTCCTGGCGAGCGAAGACACGTTCGTGTTCATCTGCGGGCACAAGCGAATGGAGGCGGGCGTGCTCGAGGCGCTCGCCGACATCTGCAGACTGCACGCTATGGACTGGCCCTCGACGCTCGACTCCCTGCGACGCGAGGGCCGGTTCCACGTCGAGACCTACTGA
- a CDS encoding 4-alpha-glucanotransferase, whose translation MSPARLAGVTLPLAALRTTDDWGVGQVSALGAFAELALLAGSRLVQILPPYELAAGESSPYGARTAFGLDPIYLTIREIPELAGEALSGFRTAEVDAEIARLRAAPRVDFTAARALKERALRHAFERYLANDHGRGTPREAELRAFADRSPWARDLALYVALRDSHGGYGWSTWPEPERDRAPEVVRHGDSPDPGHPLGRAVLEHLYRQLLLESEWRRARARLGELGVELMGDLPFIVGSESADVWVNRAEFRLDLSLGAPPDAFSADGQDWGLPAYDFHTLDATDLHWIRQRTAHAATLYDRFRLDHAIGYFRQWVRAPGSKGAFLPDSEPAQQARGEKVLSAILEAAGPSQVIAEDLGVIPDFARESLVRLGIPGYRVLPWDRRDGVYTRPSDLPERSVACWSTHDTAPITAWWPELEAWEREALAKNWGLATPFATDEERNLALLGALYSSRSELALVLVQELLFETTRVNTPGVVGPENWTYRLPADLSELLRDPTLLARFERVRGLLRESGRL comes from the coding sequence ATGAGCCCCGCACGACTCGCAGGTGTCACGTTGCCGCTCGCCGCGCTCCGCACGACGGACGACTGGGGCGTAGGTCAAGTGTCGGCGCTGGGCGCTTTTGCCGAGCTCGCGCTCCTCGCCGGGAGCCGCCTCGTGCAGATCCTGCCTCCGTACGAGCTCGCCGCCGGCGAGTCCAGCCCCTACGGCGCGCGCACCGCCTTCGGGCTCGACCCCATCTACCTCACCATCCGCGAGATCCCCGAGCTCGCGGGCGAGGCGCTCTCAGGCTTCCGAACCGCCGAGGTCGACGCAGAGATCGCCCGCCTGCGCGCGGCGCCGCGCGTCGATTTCACCGCGGCGCGGGCCCTCAAGGAGCGCGCGCTGCGCCACGCGTTCGAGCGCTACCTCGCGAACGACCACGGCCGCGGCACTCCTCGCGAGGCGGAGCTCCGCGCGTTCGCCGACCGCTCCCCCTGGGCCCGCGATCTCGCGCTTTATGTGGCCCTCCGCGACTCGCACGGCGGCTACGGCTGGTCCACCTGGCCGGAGCCCGAGCGCGACCGGGCCCCCGAGGTCGTCCGCCATGGCGACTCGCCCGACCCCGGGCACCCGCTCGGCCGCGCCGTGCTCGAGCACCTGTACCGTCAGCTCCTGCTCGAGTCGGAGTGGCGCCGCGCGCGCGCGCGCCTCGGGGAGCTCGGGGTCGAGCTCATGGGCGATCTGCCCTTCATCGTCGGGAGCGAGAGCGCCGACGTGTGGGTGAACCGCGCCGAGTTCCGGCTCGATCTCTCGCTCGGCGCCCCGCCCGACGCGTTCTCGGCCGACGGCCAAGACTGGGGCCTCCCCGCGTACGACTTCCACACGTTGGACGCGACCGATCTCCACTGGATCCGCCAGCGCACGGCCCACGCCGCTACCCTCTACGACCGCTTCCGGCTCGACCACGCGATAGGCTACTTCCGCCAGTGGGTGCGCGCGCCCGGCTCGAAGGGGGCGTTCCTGCCCGACTCCGAGCCCGCGCAGCAGGCGCGCGGTGAGAAGGTGCTCTCGGCCATCCTCGAGGCCGCGGGCCCGTCGCAGGTCATCGCGGAAGACCTCGGGGTCATCCCGGACTTCGCGCGGGAGAGCCTGGTCCGCCTCGGCATCCCTGGCTACCGCGTGCTCCCCTGGGATCGCCGCGACGGCGTGTACACCCGCCCGAGCGACCTCCCCGAGCGCAGCGTCGCGTGCTGGAGCACCCACGACACGGCGCCGATCACGGCCTGGTGGCCCGAGCTCGAGGCGTGGGAGCGCGAGGCCCTCGCCAAGAACTGGGGCCTCGCCACGCCGTTCGCGACGGACGAAGAGCGAAACCTCGCGCTCCTCGGCGCGCTCTACTCGTCGCGCTCCGAGCTCGCCCTCGTGCTGGTGCAAGAGCTCCTCTTCGAGACCACCCGCGTGAACACCCCCGGCGTGGTGGGGCCCGAGAACTGGACCTACAGGCTCCCTGCGGATCTCTCCGAGCTCCTGCGGGACCCCACGCTCCTCGCCCGCTTCGAGCGCGTCCGTGGGCTCCTCCGCGAGAGCGGCCGCCTCTAA
- the glgX gene encoding glycogen debranching protein GlgX, whose product MEYTLRPGHPFPLGATPDARGVNFAVYSAHGTGVDLCLFDEANRETRIPLRERTAHVYHAHVEGVRAGQRYGYRVFGPYEPRSGHRFNPNKLLVDPYARAVHGKVDYAAPVFGYARELGRDDLTPSLEDSAAGVPRSVVVDISGFDWEGDAPPDVAWADTVLYEAHVKGLTMLHPDVPPELRGTYEGLAHPAVLEHLVSLGVTTVELLPVHEHADEHFLFKRGLTNYWGYSTLSYFAPSARFARVRGRQVDEFRAMVKGLHAAGLEVVLDVVYNHTCEGDKLGPTLSLRGFDNRSYYRLKRSDLREYEDFTGCGNSLDMQCPQSLKLVMDSLRYFVTELHVDGFRFDLASTLARELQSVDKMSGFFDIIHQDPVLSRVKLIAEPWDLGEGGYQVGNFPVLWTEWNGRYRDTVRRFWTGDKRQVGDMGFRLTGSSDLYERDGRHPQASINFVTAHDGFTLRDLVSYERKRNLDNREENRDGTDDNASWNCAVEGETEDPEVCELRARQARNLMLTLGLSLGVPMITAGDELWKTQRGNNNPYAQDNALSWVDWGPTPEGDEQLQFSRRVFELRASHPVFRRRRFLRGAKVGLAPDVAWFRPDGAVMVGADWSNPRQPLLAWLLAGDALAYQDERGAPVEDDTFLVIMSSMREPATFTVPGPEWGRKWSLVLDSAVPGEPEVAIALAGDVLDLLPCHARVFQRDSKERGSLLPLRSARPAGDV is encoded by the coding sequence ATGGAGTACACCCTCCGTCCCGGCCACCCGTTCCCGCTCGGCGCGACGCCCGACGCCCGCGGCGTCAATTTCGCCGTGTATTCGGCGCACGGCACGGGCGTGGACCTCTGCCTCTTCGACGAGGCGAACCGGGAGACACGCATCCCGCTCCGCGAGCGCACGGCGCACGTCTACCACGCACACGTCGAGGGCGTCCGCGCCGGGCAGCGCTACGGCTACCGCGTCTTCGGCCCCTACGAGCCGCGGAGCGGCCACAGGTTCAACCCCAACAAGCTGCTCGTCGACCCCTACGCCCGCGCGGTGCACGGCAAGGTCGACTACGCGGCGCCCGTGTTCGGCTACGCGCGCGAGCTCGGCCGCGACGACCTCACCCCGAGCCTCGAAGACAGCGCGGCGGGGGTGCCCCGCAGCGTGGTCGTGGACATCTCGGGCTTCGACTGGGAGGGCGACGCGCCCCCCGACGTCGCCTGGGCCGACACGGTGCTCTACGAGGCCCACGTGAAGGGGCTCACCATGCTGCACCCGGACGTGCCGCCGGAGCTCCGCGGCACGTACGAGGGCCTCGCGCACCCCGCGGTGCTGGAGCACCTCGTGAGCCTGGGCGTCACCACCGTGGAGCTGCTCCCCGTACACGAGCACGCCGACGAGCACTTCCTCTTCAAGCGCGGGCTCACCAACTACTGGGGCTATTCGACGCTCTCGTACTTCGCTCCGAGCGCGCGCTTCGCGCGGGTGCGAGGGCGGCAGGTCGACGAGTTCCGCGCGATGGTGAAGGGGCTCCACGCGGCGGGCCTCGAGGTCGTGCTCGACGTGGTCTACAACCACACGTGCGAGGGCGACAAGCTAGGCCCCACGCTCTCGCTCCGAGGGTTCGACAACCGCTCGTATTACCGCCTGAAACGCAGCGATCTGCGCGAATACGAGGACTTTACGGGCTGCGGCAACAGCCTCGACATGCAGTGTCCGCAGAGCCTGAAGCTCGTGATGGACAGCCTCCGCTACTTCGTCACTGAGCTGCACGTCGACGGCTTCCGCTTCGACCTCGCCAGCACGCTCGCGCGAGAGCTGCAGTCGGTCGACAAGATGAGCGGCTTCTTCGATATCATCCACCAGGACCCCGTGCTCTCCCGCGTGAAGCTCATCGCCGAGCCGTGGGACCTCGGCGAAGGGGGGTATCAAGTGGGCAATTTCCCGGTCCTCTGGACCGAGTGGAATGGCCGCTATCGCGACACCGTCCGCCGCTTCTGGACAGGCGACAAGCGCCAGGTGGGCGATATGGGCTTTCGCCTCACGGGCTCGAGTGATCTCTACGAGCGCGACGGCCGCCACCCGCAGGCGAGCATCAACTTCGTCACGGCGCACGACGGCTTCACGCTGCGCGATCTCGTGAGCTACGAGCGAAAGCGCAACCTCGACAATCGCGAAGAGAACCGCGACGGCACCGACGACAACGCCTCGTGGAACTGTGCGGTCGAGGGCGAGACCGAGGACCCCGAGGTCTGCGAGCTCCGCGCGCGCCAGGCGAGAAACCTCATGCTCACGCTTGGCCTCTCGCTCGGCGTGCCCATGATCACCGCGGGCGACGAGCTCTGGAAGACGCAGCGTGGAAACAACAACCCGTACGCGCAAGACAACGCGCTGTCCTGGGTCGACTGGGGCCCCACGCCGGAGGGCGACGAGCAGCTTCAGTTCTCGCGGCGGGTCTTCGAGCTCCGCGCGAGCCACCCGGTGTTCCGGCGGCGGCGGTTCCTGCGCGGGGCGAAGGTGGGGCTCGCGCCCGACGTCGCCTGGTTCCGCCCCGACGGCGCTGTGATGGTCGGCGCCGACTGGTCGAACCCGCGGCAGCCGCTCCTCGCGTGGCTCCTCGCGGGCGACGCGCTGGCCTACCAGGACGAACGCGGCGCGCCGGTCGAGGACGACACCTTCCTCGTGATCATGTCGTCGATGCGCGAGCCCGCCACCTTCACCGTGCCCGGCCCGGAGTGGGGCAGGAAGTGGTCGCTGGTGCTCGACAGCGCGGTGCCGGGCGAGCCGGAGGTCGCGATCGCGCTGGCCGGCGACGTGCTCGACCTCCTCCCTTGCCACGCGCGGGTCTTCCAGCGAGATTCGAAGGAGCGAGGCTCGCTCCTGCCCCTGCGCAGCGCGCGCCCCGCGGGCGACGTGTAG
- the boxB gene encoding benzoyl-CoA 2,3-epoxidase subunit BoxB → MAIDYSSTIPNNVDLASNKQLQRALEHWQPGYLAWWREMGPVDSTPWDVYLRTAVSVDPKGWAHFDYVKMPDYRWGIFLTPPEPDRKVGFGKHRGEPVWNEVPGEYRSTLRRIIVTQGDTEPASVEQQRHLGRTAPSLYDLRNLLQVNVEEGRHLWAMVYLLHAYFGRDGREEGDELLARRSGDEDKPRILGAFNERTPDWLSFFMFTFLTDRDGKYQLAALAESAFDPLARSTRFMLTEEAHHLFVGESGIARILQRTAEIMKQHKVEAPDQVRRHGVIDLDTLQRYLNFHFSVTLDLYGSEVSSNASTFYREGLKGRFEEDKIDDDHELSTRDYPLLTFDGARLVEGRENALMTLNERLRDDYIVDCQAGVDRWNKVLARAGIARALTLPHKAFHRKIGVFSKAFVSPTGEVLSEAEWRAREAEWLPTKEDEAHVQSLMGRVIEPGKYASYIAPPLRGVNNMAPDFAYVRFN, encoded by the coding sequence ATGGCGATCGACTACAGCTCCACGATCCCGAACAACGTCGACCTCGCGTCGAACAAGCAGCTCCAGCGCGCGCTCGAGCACTGGCAGCCGGGCTACCTCGCGTGGTGGCGCGAGATGGGCCCGGTCGACAGCACGCCGTGGGACGTGTACCTGCGCACCGCGGTGAGCGTCGATCCCAAAGGGTGGGCGCACTTCGACTACGTAAAGATGCCTGACTACCGCTGGGGCATCTTCCTCACGCCGCCCGAGCCGGACCGCAAGGTAGGCTTCGGCAAGCACCGCGGAGAGCCCGTGTGGAACGAGGTGCCCGGCGAGTACCGCAGCACGCTCCGGCGCATCATCGTCACCCAGGGCGACACCGAGCCGGCCAGCGTGGAGCAGCAGCGGCATCTCGGGAGGACCGCGCCGTCGCTCTACGATCTCCGCAACCTCCTCCAGGTGAACGTGGAAGAGGGCCGGCACCTCTGGGCGATGGTGTACCTCCTCCACGCGTACTTCGGCCGCGACGGGCGCGAGGAGGGCGACGAGCTGCTCGCGCGGCGGTCGGGCGACGAGGACAAGCCGCGCATCCTCGGGGCGTTCAACGAGCGCACCCCCGACTGGCTCTCGTTCTTCATGTTCACGTTCCTCACCGACCGCGACGGCAAGTACCAGCTCGCGGCGCTGGCCGAGAGCGCGTTCGATCCGCTCGCTCGCTCCACGCGCTTCATGCTCACCGAGGAGGCCCACCACCTCTTCGTCGGCGAGTCGGGCATCGCCCGCATCCTCCAGCGCACGGCCGAGATCATGAAGCAGCACAAGGTGGAGGCGCCCGACCAGGTGCGCCGGCACGGCGTGATCGACCTCGACACGCTGCAGCGGTATCTGAACTTCCACTTCAGCGTGACGCTCGACCTCTACGGGTCGGAGGTGTCGTCGAACGCCTCGACCTTCTACCGAGAGGGCCTGAAGGGGCGCTTCGAGGAGGACAAGATCGACGACGATCACGAGCTGTCGACGCGCGACTACCCGCTCCTCACGTTCGACGGCGCGAGGCTCGTGGAGGGCCGCGAGAACGCCCTCATGACGCTGAACGAGCGCCTCCGAGACGACTACATCGTCGACTGCCAGGCGGGCGTCGATCGCTGGAACAAGGTGCTCGCGCGCGCCGGGATCGCCCGCGCTCTGACGCTGCCCCACAAGGCGTTCCACCGAAAGATCGGCGTGTTCTCGAAGGCCTTCGTGAGCCCGACCGGGGAGGTGCTCTCCGAGGCCGAGTGGCGCGCGCGGGAGGCCGAGTGGCTGCCCACGAAGGAGGACGAGGCCCACGTGCAGTCGCTGATGGGGCGCGTGATCGAGCCCGGCAAGTACGCGAGCTACATCGCGCCGCCGCTCCGCGGCGTGAACAACATGGCGCCCGACTTCGCCTACGTCCGCTTCAACTGA